From a region of the Gossypium raimondii isolate GPD5lz chromosome 10, ASM2569854v1, whole genome shotgun sequence genome:
- the LOC105776740 gene encoding nucleoside hydrolase 3-like: MMWRRTKSWVALLLIIQVLGAIFYGVEAKPFRILLDTDVDTDDFFALFYLLKLNPSEFHLEAITINANIWSDAGHTVNHIYDMLYMMNRDDIAVGVGGEGGILDDGTILPNVGGYLPIIEQGMTTTGYCRYRQAVPVGRGGRLDTDTNFGLRKAFLPQGTRKYSPLQQPTAQQVMIEAISAGPITVFLIGAHTNFALFLMNNPQLKKNVEHIYVMGGGVRSENPNGCCPRNASSSCQPGQCGYPGNLFTDYNSNPYAEFNIFGDPFAAYQVFHSGIPITVVPLDATNTIPVTEEFFRAFEESQGTYEAEYCFQSLKTKTAFRSSNQPNTYSYFMWDSFMAGVAVSIMCSSDPNNGENEFAEMEYMNITVITSNKPYGISDGSNPFFDNLEVPKFKLKKDGVHSGHVQTGLRDPFCFVENGIGMCKDGYTMEVTGPDAVQVLVATKAKPNPDIGSKLDRQFFLSFLDVLSRPQHTGRFNLSTEFPYYREVLYKPDFKNKKLGKPVVFDMDMSAGDFVSLFYLLKVPVEVLNLKAILVTPTGWANAATIDIIYDLLHMMGRDDIPVGLGDVFAMNQSDNVFPGVGDCKYAKSVPHGSGGFLDSDTLYGLARDLPRSPRRYTAENAVNLPRQPLALEIWTSILKTMDPGSKINILTNGPLTGLANIITKTKTASLIQDAYIVGGHISQSRHDKGNVFTISSNKYAEFNMFLDPLAAKTVFESGLNITLIPLGTQRKVSQFPEILEKLKLTRMTPEAQFVERLLFKLYTLQQSHHRYHHMETFMGEIIGAIFMGGDHHNLKPTIEEMPIKVIAEGDESMDGQILIDNKQEKSVKVLKNVDTMAYYHLFADLMGDQNQSAVLGSYDEQRKMWSTPPNEMYCESALSFCENRVNFSCI, translated from the exons ATGATGTGGCGGCGCACAAAATCTTGGGTTGCTCTACTTTTGATTATTCAAGTTTTAGGAGCAATCTTTTACGGTGTTGAGGCCAAGCCTTTTCGAATTCTTTTGGATACAGATGTCGATACCGATGACTTCTTTGCTCTCTTCTATCTCTTGAAGCTTAATCCATCAGAGTTTCATTTGGAG GCAATCACAATCAACGCAAATATATGGTCTGATGCCGGGCATACTGTGAATCATATATATGACATGCTTTACATGATGAACCGTGACGACATAGCTGTCGGAGTTGGCGGCGAAGGTGGGATCCTTGACGATGGCACCATATTGCCAAATGTTGGTGGATATCTTCCTATAATTGAACAG GGGATGACTACAACTGGGTATTGTAGATATAGGCAAGCAGTTCCAGTAGGTCGAGGAGGACGATTAGATACGGACACTAACTTTGGTCTTCGAAAAGCCTTTCTTCCACAG GGCACCAGGAAATATTCACCTCTTCAACAGCCTACTGCTCAACAAGTGATGATTGAAGCGATATCTGCAGGTCCAATTACGGTGTTCCTTATTGGAGCTCACACGAATTTTGCCCTTTTTCTAATGAATAATCCACAGCTTAAGAAGAATGTTGAGCATATATATGTTATGGGTGGTGGAGTGAGGTCCGAAAATCCAAACGGATGCTGTCCCAGAAATGCTAGCTCATCTTGCCAGCCAGGGCAGTGTGGTTATCCTGGTAATCTGTTCACTGATTACAACAGTAATCCTTATGCTGAGTTCAATATCTTTGGTGATCCTTTTGCCGCTTATCAG GTGTTTCATTCTGGTATTCCAATCACCGTTGTTCCCTTGGATGCAACAAACACCATCCCCGTAACTGAGGAGTTTTTCAGGGCATTTGAGGAGAGCCAGGGAACGTATGAGGCGGAATATTGCTTCCAGTCCTTGAAAACAAAAACAGCTTTCCGATCTTctaatcaacccaacacg TACAGCTACTTCATGTGGGACTCCTTCATGGCTGGTGTAGCAGTCTCGATCATGTGTAGTTCAGACCCGAATAATGGGGAGAATGAATTTGCAGAAATGGAATACATGAACATAACTGTCATTACTTCAAATAAGCCTTATGGAATATCCGATGGCTCCAATCCATTCTTCGATAACCTTGAAGTTCCAAAGTTTAAATTGAAGAAAGATGGAGTGCATAGTGGTCACGTTCAGACAGGACTTCGGGATCCATTTTGCTTCGTAGAAAATGGAATAGGGATGTGCAAG GATGGCTACACAATGGAGGTAACTGGTCCGGATGCAGTTCAGGTTCTTGTTGCTACCAAGGCAAAACCTAATCCGGACATTGGCAGCAAACTTGATAGACAATTTTTCTTAAGCTTTTTGGAT GTTCTAAGCAGACCACAACATACTGGGAGGTTCAATCTTTCGACAGAATTTCCTTATTACAGAGAAGTTCTTTACAAACCAGATTTCAAAAACAAGAAGCTCGGAAAACCTGTTGTGTTCGATATGGATATGAGTGCTGGCGATTTTGTGTCTCTATTTTATCTCCTGAAAGTGCCTGTGGAAGTTCTCAACCTAAAG GCAATTTTAGTAACTCCAACTGGTTGGGCTAATGCTGCAACCATAGATATAATCTATGATTTACTGCACATGATGGGCCGGGATGACATTCCAGTTGGTCTTGGAGATGTATTTGCAATGAACCAGTCTGACAATGTATTCCCTGGTGTTGGAGACTGCAAGTATGCTAAATCTGTCCCACATGGAAGTGGGGGATTTCTCGATTCAGATACTCTTTACGGACTAGCTCGGGACTTACCACGAAGTCCTCGAAG ATATACAGCAGAAAACGCAGTCAATTTACCAAGACAACCTCTGGCACTGGAAATTTGGACTTCAATATTGAAAACTATGGATCCTGGATCAAAGATTAACATACTGACCAATGGACCTCTGACTGGTTTAGCTAACAttataactaaaacaaaaacagCTTCACTAATTCAG GATGCGTATATTGTTGGAGGACATATCAGCCAAAGTCGTCATGATAAAGGAAATGTGTTCACTATTTCTTCAAACAAGTATGCTGAATTCAATATGTTTCTCGATCCGTTAGCTGCAAAGACAGTCTTCGAATCAGGATTGAACATCACGCTCATCCCACTTGGAACTCAGCGTAAAGTCAGTCAGTTTCCAGAGATCTTAGAGAAGCTGAAGCTGACAAGGATGACTCCTGAAGCTCAGTTTGTCGAGCGTCTACTGTTCAAGCTTTACACTTTGCAGCAATCTCATCACCGATATCACCATATG GAAACATTCATGGGTGAAATCATTGGTGCAATATTCATGGGTGGAGATCATCACAATCTGAAACCTACCATTGAAGAAATGCCAATCAAAGTGATTGCTGAAGGTGATGAATCCATGGATGGACAGATTTTGATCGACAACAAGCAAGAGAAATCAGTAAAAGTATTGAAAAATGTTGACACTATGGCTTATTACCATCTATTTGCAGATCTAATGGGTGATCAAAACCAGTCTGCTGTATTAGGAAGCTATGATGAACAGAGAAAAATGTGGAGTACACCACCAAATGAAATGTATTGCGAATCAGCTTTGTCATTCTGTGAAAACAGAGTCAATTTTTCATGTATATGA